A single window of bacterium DNA harbors:
- the aroF gene encoding 3-deoxy-7-phosphoheptulonate synthase, protein MERRALRNGSPTDTIVEVGDTRFGHDPFPTIAGPRAVESDEQIMEVATAVADAGAAVLRGGVYESTASPYEFPGLGRPGLELLRDAGAEVGLPTVTKALEPKDVELVASHVDMIHVDPRSMQNFELLRVIGGTGKPVLLERGGSATVDEWLWAAEYVLAEDNDQVVLCEGGIRTFEKSTRATLDLSSIPVLKEISHLPVIVAPSAAAGSRTRIQPLSLAAQGVGSDGLMVEVHPDPMAARTAVSHQITFEMFTDLMDALGVNRVRMNIDMIDRDLVRLLARRHLMVMRVGRIKAERGMPVHVPEREEELLAVVRQEAERHGLNPVEVEKIFDLILEQARNTQHRERAGSWSSA, encoded by the coding sequence ATGGAACGCAGAGCACTACGCAACGGATCGCCCACGGACACCATCGTCGAGGTGGGCGACACCAGGTTCGGGCACGACCCTTTCCCGACCATCGCAGGCCCTCGGGCGGTCGAGTCGGACGAACAGATCATGGAGGTCGCCACCGCGGTGGCGGATGCGGGCGCCGCCGTCCTCCGGGGCGGGGTGTACGAGTCGACCGCCTCGCCGTACGAGTTCCCGGGTCTGGGCCGGCCCGGCCTGGAGTTGTTGAGGGACGCCGGAGCCGAGGTGGGCCTGCCCACGGTCACCAAGGCCTTGGAACCCAAGGACGTAGAACTGGTCGCCTCGCACGTGGACATGATCCACGTCGATCCCCGCTCCATGCAGAACTTCGAGTTGCTACGCGTCATCGGCGGGACGGGGAAGCCGGTGCTGCTCGAGCGCGGGGGGTCCGCCACGGTGGACGAGTGGCTGTGGGCAGCCGAGTACGTACTCGCCGAGGACAATGACCAGGTGGTGCTGTGCGAGGGCGGCATCCGTACCTTCGAGAAGTCGACCCGGGCGACCCTAGACCTCAGCTCGATCCCGGTGCTGAAGGAGATCAGCCACCTGCCGGTCATCGTGGCTCCTTCCGCCGCGGCCGGCTCGCGGACCAGGATCCAGCCCTTGTCGCTGGCCGCCCAGGGCGTAGGCTCCGACGGGCTGATGGTGGAGGTCCACCCGGATCCCATGGCGGCCCGCACCGCCGTGTCCCATCAGATCACCTTCGAGATGTTCACCGATCTCATGGACGCGCTGGGTGTCAATCGGGTCCGGATGAACATCGACATGATCGACCGTGACCTGGTCCGCCTGCTGGCGCGCCGGCATCTCATGGTCATGCGGGTGGGCCGGATCAAGGCCGAGCGCGGGATGCCGGTCCACGTGCCCGAGCGCGAGGAGGAGCTGCTGGCCGTCGTCAGGCAGGAAGCGGAGAGGCACGGCCTGAATCCGGTCGAGGTCGAGAAGATCTTCGATCTCATCCTGGAGCAGGCTCGAAATACGCAGCACCGGGAACGGGCCGGATCCTGGTCCAGCGCCTGA